The Palaemon carinicauda isolate YSFRI2023 chromosome 20, ASM3689809v2, whole genome shotgun sequence DNA segment gtactaacacttccactaccacacctactacgagtactaacacttccactaccacacctactacgagtactaacacttccactaccacacctactacgagtactaacacttccactaccacacctactacgagtactaacacttccactaccacacctactacgagtactaacacttccactaccacacctactacgagtactaacacttccactaccacacctactacgagtactaacacttccactaccacacctactacgagtactaacacttccactaccacacctactacgagtactaacacttccactaccacacctactacgagtactaacacttccactaccacacctactacgagtactaacacttccactaccacacctactacgagtactaacacttccactaccacacctactacgagtactaacacttccactaccacacctactacgagtactaacacttccactaccacacctactacgagtactaacacttccactaccacacctactacgagtactaacacttccactaccacacctactacgagtactaacacttccactaccacacctactacgagtactaacacttccactaccacacctactacgagtactaacacttccactaccacacctactacgagtactaacacttccactaccacacctactacgagtactaacacttccactaccacacctactacgagtactaacacttccactaccacacctactacgagtactaacacttccactaccacacctactacgagtactaacacttccactaccacacctactacgagtactaacacttccactaccacacctactacgagtactaacacttccactaccacacctactacgagtactaacacttccactaccacacctactacgagtactaacacttccactaccacacctactacgagtactaacacttccactaccacacctactacgagtactaacacttccactaccacacctactacgagtactaacacttccactaccacacctactacgagtactaacacttccactaccacacctactacgagtactaacacttccactaccacacctactacgagtactaacacttccactaccacacctactacgagtactaacacttccactaccacacctactacgagtactaacacttccactaccacacctactacgagtactaacacttccactaccacacctactacgagtactaacacttccactaccacacctactacgagtactaacacttccactaccacacctactacgagtactaacacttccactaccacacctactacgagtactaacacttccactaccacacctactacgagtactaacacttccactaccacacctactacgagtactaacacttccactaccacacctactacgagtactaacacttccactaccacacctactacgagtactaacacttccactaccacacctactacgagtactaacacttccactaccacacctactacgagtactaacacttccactaccacacctactacgagtactaacacttccactaccacacctactacgagtactaacacttccactaccacacctactacgagtactaacacttccactaccacacctactacgagtactaacacttccactaccacacctactacgagtactaacacttccactaccacacctactacgagtactaacacttccactaccacacctactacgagtactaacacttccactaccacacctactacgagtactaacacttccactaccacacctactacgagtactaacacttccactaccacacctactacgagtactaacacttccactaccacacctactacgagtactaacacttccactaccacacctactacgagtactaacacttccactaccacacctactacgagtactaacacttccactaccacacctactacgagtactaacacttccactaccacacctactacgagtactaacacttccactaccacacctactacgagtactaacacttccactaccacacctactacgagtactaacacttccactaccacacctactacgagtactaacacttccactaccacacctactacgagtactaacacttccactaccacacctactacgagtactaacacttccactaccacacctactacgagtactaacacttccactaccacacctactacgagtactaacacttccactaccacacctactacgagtactaacacttccactaccacacctactacgagtactaacacttccactaccacacctactacgagtactaacacttccactaccacacctactacgagtactaacacttccactaccacacctactacgagtactaacacttccactaccacacctactacgagtactaacacttccactaccacacctactacgagtactaacacttccactaccacacctactacgagtactaacacttccactaccacacctactacgagtactaacacttccactaccacacctactacgagtactaacacttccactaccacacctactacgagtactaacacttccactaccacacctactacgagtactaacacttccactaccacacctactacgagtactaacacttccactaccacacctactacgagtactaacacttccactaccacacctactacgagtactaacacttccactaccacacctactacgagtactaacacttccactaccacacctactacgagtactaacacttccactaccacacctactatgagtactaatacttccactaccacacctactttgagtactaatacttccactaccacacctactacgagtactaatacttccactaccacacctactatgagtactaatacttccactaccacacctactatgagtactaatacttccactaccacacctactatgagtactaataattccactaccacacctactttgagtactaatacttccactaccacacctactatgagtactaatatttccactaccacacctactatgagtactaatacttccactaccacacctactacgagtactaatacttccactaccacacctactacgagtactaatacttccactaccacacctactatgagtaataatacttccactaccacacctactacgagtactaatacttccactaccacacctactacgagtactaatacttccactaccacacctactacgagtactaatacttccactaccacacctactacgagtactaatacttccactaccacacctactacgagtactaatacttccactaccacacctactacgagtactaatacttccactaccacacctactacgagtactaatacttccactaccacacctactacgagtactaatacttccactaccacacctactacgagtactaatacttccactaccacacctactacgagtactaatacttccactaccacacctactacgagtactaatacttccactaccacacctactacgagtactaatacttccactaccacacctactttgagtactaatacttccactaccacacctactacgagtactaatacttccactaccacacctactacgagtactaatacttccactaccacacctactacgagtactaatacttccactaccacacctactatgagtactaatacttccactaccacacctactacgagtactaatacttccactaccacacctactacgagtactaatacttccactaccacacctactttgAGTACtgatacttccactaccacacctactacgagtactaatacttccactaccacacctactacgagtactaatacttccactaccacacctactacgagtactaatacttccactaccacacctactacgagtactaatacttccactaccacacctactacgagtactaatacttccactaccacacctactacgagtactaacacttccactaccacacctactttgagtactaatacttccactaccacacctactatgagtactaatacttccactaccacacctactttgagtactaatacttccactaccacacctactacgagtactaatacttccactaccacacctactacgagtactaatacttccactaccacacctactatgagtactaatacttccactaccacacctactatgagtactaatacttccactaccacacctactttgagtactaatacttccactaccacacctactacgagtactaatacttccactaccacacctactatgagtactaatacttccactaccacacctactacgagtactaatacttccactaccacacctactatgagtactaatacttccactaccacacctactttgagtactaatacttccactaccacacctactacaagtaatacttccactaccacacctactaaaattactaatacttccactaccacacctactacgagtactaatacttccactaccacacctactttgagtactaatacttccactaccacacctactatgagtactaatacttccactaccacacctactatgagtactaatacttcgactaccacacctactatgagtactaatacttccactaccacacctactacaagTAATTCTACTTCAACAAATCTCTCTACACCTACTAAAATTACTTCTACTCCTACTatcacacctactacgagtactaatacttccactaccacacctactttgagtactaatacttccactaccacacctactatgagtactaatacttccactaccacacctactatgaatactaatacttccactaccacacctactatgagtactaatacttccactaccacacctactttgagtactaatacttccactaccacacctactttgagtactaatacttccactaccacacctactttgagtactaatacttccactaccacacctactacaagTAATTCTACTTCAACAAGTCGCTCTACACCTAATAGAAGTACATCTACTCCTACTatcacacctactacgagtactaatacttccactaccacacctactttgagtactaatacttccactaccacacctactatgagtactaatacttccactaccacacctactatgagtactaatacttccactaccacacctactttgagtactaatacttccactaccacacctacttgagtactaatacttccactaccacacctactttgagtactaatacttccactaccacacctactacaagTAATTCTACTTCAACAAGTCGCTCTACACCTAATAGAAGTACATCTactccactaccacacctactatgagtactaatacttccactaccacacctactttgagtactaatacttccactaccacacctactagagtactaatacttccactaccacacctactatgagtactaatacttccactaccacacctactttgagtactaatacttccactaccacacctactacgagtactaatacttccactaccacacctactacgagtactaatacttccactaccacacctactacgagtactaatacttccactaccacacctactacgagtactaatacttccactaccacacctactacgagtactaatacttccactaccacacctactatgagtactaatacttccactaccacacctactttgagtactaatacttccactaccacacctactacgagtactaatacttccactaccacacctactatgagtactaatacttccactaccacacctactgagtactaatacttccactaccacacctactttgagtactaatacttccactaccacacctactttgagtactaatacttccactaccacacctactatgagtactaatacttccactaccacacctactttgagtactaatacttccactaccacacctactatgagtactaatacttccactaccacacctactacgagtactaatacttccactaccacacctactatgagtactaatacttccactaccacacctactacgagtactaatacttccactaccacacctactttgagtactaatacttccactaccacacctactacgagtactaatacttccactaccacacctactttgagtactaatacttccactaccacacctactacgagtactaatacttccactaccacacctactttgagtactaatacttccactaccacacctactacgagtactaatacttccactaccacacctactgagtactaatacttccactaccacacctactacgagtactaatacttccactaccacacctactatgagtactaatacttccactaccacacctactacgagtactaatacttccactaccacacctactttgagtactaatacttccactaccacacctactatgagtactaatacttccactaccacacctactacaagTACTAATACTTCAACAAATCTCTCTACACCTACTAAAATTACTTCTACTCCTACTatcacacctactacgagtactaatacttccactaccacacctactttgagtactaatacttccactaccacacctactacgagtactaatacttccactaccacacctactatgagtactaatacttccactaccacacctactatgagtactaatacttccactaccacacctactacaagTACTAATACTTCACAATCTCTCTACACCTACTAAATTACTTCTACTCCTACTatcacacctactacgagtactaatacttccactaccacacctactttgagtactaatacttccactaccacacctactacgagtactaatacttccactaccacacctactttgagtactaatacttccactaccacacctactgagtactaatacttccactaccacacctactatgagtactaatacttccactaccacacctactagagtactaatacttccactaccacacctactacgagtactaatacttccactaccacacctactttgagtactaatacttccactaccacacctactacgagtactaatacttccactaccacacctactatgagtactaatacttccactaccacacctactttgagtactaatacttccactaccacacctactttgagtactaatacttccactaccacacctactacgagtactaatacttccactaccacacctactatgagtactaatacttccactaccacacctactatgagtactaatacttccactaccacacctactgaGTAACTACTTCAACAAACTACTCTACACCTACTAATTACTTCTactccactaccacacctactacgagtactaatacttccactaccacacctactttgagtactaatacttccactaccacacctactatgagtactaatacttccactaccacacctactttgagtactaatacttccactaccacacctactacgagtactaatacttccactaccacacctactatgagtactaatacttccactaccacacctactttgagtactaatacttccactaccacacctactacgagtactaatacttccactaccacacctactttgagtactaatacttccactaccacacctactacgagtactaatacttccactaccacacctactacgagtactaatacttccactaccacacctactgagtactaatacttccactaccacacctactacgagtactaatacttccactaccacacctactatgagtactaatacttccactaccacacctactatgagtactaatacttccactaccacacctactttgagtactaatacttccactaccacacctactttgagtactaatacttccactaccacacctactacgagtactaatacttccactaccacacctactacgagtactaatacttccactaccacacctactatgagtactaatacttccactaccacacctacttgagtactaatacttccactaccacacctactatgagtactaatacttccactaccacacctactacgagtactaatacttccactaccacacctactgagtactaatacttccactaccacacctactgagtactaatacttccactaccacacctactagagtactaatacttccactaccacacctactacgagtactaatacttccactaccacacctactgagtactaatacttccactaccacacctactagagtactaatacttccactaccacacctactacgagtactaatacttccactaccacacctactatgagtactaatacttccactaccacacctactatgagtactaatacttccactaccacacctactatgagtactaatacttccactaccacacctactatgagtactaatacttccactaccacactactttgagtactaatacttccactaccacacctactttgagtactaatacttccactaccacacctactgagtactaatacttccactaccacacctactgagtactaatacttccactaccacacctactatgagtactaatacttccactaccacacctactatgagtactaatacttccactaccacacctactatgagtactaatacttccactaccacacctactatgagtactaatacttccactaccacacctactttgagtactaatacttccactaccacacctactacgagtactaatacttccactaccacacctactatgagtactaatacttccactaccacacctactacgagtactaatacttccactaccacacctactagagtactaatacttccactaccacacctactatgagtactaatacttccactaccacacctactacgagtactaatacttccactaccacacctactagagtactaatacttccactaccacacctactatgagtactaatacttccactaccacacctactacgagtactaatacttccactaccacacctactacgagtactaatacttccacaaGTCGCTCTACACCTACTAGAATTACTTCTATACTCCTACTATCACACCTActatgagtactaatacttccactaccacacctactatgagtactaatacttccactaccacacctactatgagtactaatacttccactaccacacctactacgagtactaatacttccactaccacacctactacgagtactaatacttccactaccacacctactacgagtactaatacttccactaccacacctactagagtactaatacttccactaccacacctactacgagtactaatacttccactaccac contains these protein-coding regions:
- the LOC137614473 gene encoding uncharacterized protein, yielding TTPTTSTNTSTTTPTTSTNTSTTTPTTSTNTSTTTPTTNTSTTTPTTSTNTSTTTPTTSTNTSTTTPTTSTNTSTTTPTTSTNTSTTTPTTSTNTSTTTPTTSTNTSTTTPTTSTNTSTTTPTTSTNTSTTTPTTSTNTSTTTPTTSTNTSTTTPTTSTNTSTTTPTTSTNTSTTTPTTSTNTSTTTPTTSTNTSTTTPTTSTNTSTTTPTTSTNTSTTTPTTSTNTSTTTPTTSTNTSTTTPTTSTNTSTTTPTTSTNTSTTTPTTSTNTST